A part of Prionailurus viverrinus isolate Anna chromosome E1, UM_Priviv_1.0, whole genome shotgun sequence genomic DNA contains:
- the DDX42 gene encoding ATP-dependent RNA helicase DDX42 isoform X2, with protein sequence MAENPTAGVVQEEEEDNLEYDSDGNPIAPSKKIIDPLPPIDHSEIDYPPFEKNFYNEHEEITNLTPQQLIDLRHKLNLRVSGAAPPRPGSSFAHFGFDEQLMHQIRKSEYTQPTPIQCQGVPVALSGRDMIGIAKTGSGKTAAFIWPMLIHIMDQKELEPGDGPIAVIVCPTRELCQQIHAECKRFGKAYNLRSVAVYGGGSMWEQAKALQEGAEIVVCTPGRLIDHVKKKATNLQRVSYLVFDEADRMFDMGFEYQVRSIASHVRPDRQTLLFSATFRKKIEKLARDILIDPIRVVQGDIGEANEDVTQIVEILHSGPSKWNWLTRRLVEFTSSGSVLLFVTKKANAEELANNLKQEGHNLGLLHGDMDQSERNKVISDFKKKDIPVLVATDVAARGLDIPSIKTVINYDVARDIDTHTHRIGRTGRAGEKGVAYTLLTPKDSNFAGDLVRNLEGANQHVSKELLDLAMQNAWFRKSRFKGGKGKKLNIGGGGLGYRERPGLGSENTDRGNNNNVMSNYEAYKPSTGAMGDRLTAMKAAFQSQYKSHFVAASLSNQKAGSSAAGASGWTSAGSLNSVPTNSAQQGHNSPDSPIASAAKGIPGFGNTGNLSSAPVTYPSAGAQGVNNTASGNNSREGPGGGNGKRERYTENRGGSRHSHGESGNRHGDSPRHGDGGRHGDGYRYPESGSRHADGHRHGENRHGGGGGRHGESRGANDGRNGESRKEGCNRESKVDPKVDSKMDKMDSKTDKTADGFAVPEPPKRKKSRWDS encoded by the exons ATGGCAGAGAACCCAACTGCTGGTGTGGttcaggaggaagaagaagataaTTTGGAATATGATAGTGATGGAAATCCAATTGCACCTTCCAAGAAAATCATTGATCCTCTTCCTCCCATTGATCATTCAGAG ATTGACTATCcaccatttgaaaaaaatttttacaatgaACATGAAGAGATAACCAACCTCACCCCTCAGCAGCTAATAGATCTCCGTCATAAGCTCAATCTTCGG GTCTCTGGTGCTGCACCTCCTAGACCAGGAAGTAGTTTTGCTCATTTTGGGTTTGATGAACAACTTATGCACCAGATTCGGAAATCTGAGTACACACAGCCCACTCCAATACAGTGCCAG gGCGTGCCTGTGGCGTTAAGTGGTAGAGACATGATTGGTATTGCCAAAACAGGCAGTGGAAAAACGGCCGCCTTTATCTGGCCGATGTTGATTCATATAATGGACCAGAAGGAACTGGAACCAGGTGATGGACCGATTGCAGTGATCGTGTGTCCTACTAGGGAGCTTTGCCAGCAG ATCCATGCAGAATGTAAGCGGTTTGGGAAAGCGTATAATCTTCGATCAGTGGCCGTGTATGGAGGAGGGAGCATGTGGGAGCAAGCCAAGGCTcttcaggaaggggcagagattgTTGTGTGTACCCCA GGTCGACTGATTGATCATGTGAAGAAGAAAGCTACCAATCTTCAAAGGGTCTCTTACCTTGTGTTTGATGAAGCAGATCGCATGTTTGACATGGGATTTG AGTACCAGGTGCGATCCATAGCAAGTCATGTCCGTCCTGACAGACAGA CCCTCTTATTCAGTGCAACTTTTCGGAAAAAGATTGAAAAACTGGCCAGAGACATCCTGATCGACCCTATTCGTGTGGTGCAGGGAGACATTGGCGAG gCGAATGAAGATGTGACACAGATTGTGGAGATTCTTCACTCTGGGCCTAGTAAATGGAACTGGCTTACCCGTCGTCTGGTGGAATTTACCTCTTCAGGAAGTGTCCTCCTGTTTGTTACTAAAAAAGCCAATGCTGAAGAGTTAGCCAATAACCTTAAGCAGGAGGGTCATAATCTTGGGCTGCTTCATGGGGACATGGATCAGagtgaaagaaacaaagtcaTTTCAGACTTTAAGAAAAAGGACATCCCAGTCCTGGTGGCCACAGATGTTGCAG cCCGTGGTCTGGATATTCCTTCAATTAAGACCGTCATTAACTATGATGTGGCACGAGACATTGATACTCATACTCACAGGATTGGCCGCACAGGACGAGCGGGTGAGAAGGGCGTGGCATATACCTTGCTGACCCCCAAGGACAGCAATTTTGCTGGTGACCTTGTCCGGAACTTGGAAGGAGCCAATCAACATGTTTCCAAGGAACTCCTAGATCTAGCAATGCAG AATGCCTGGTTTCGGAAATCCCGCTTTAAAGGAGGCAAAGGCAAAAAGCTGAACATTGGTGGAGGTGGCCTAGGCTACAGGGAGCGGCCTGGCCTAGGCTCAGAGAACACG GACCGAGGAAATAACAACAATGTAATGAGCAATTATGAGGCCTACAAGCCCTCCACAGGAGCCATGGGAGATCGGCTGACGGCCATGAAAGCAGCTTTCCAG TCACAGTACAAGAGTCACTTTGTTGCTGCCAGCTTAAGCAACCAGAAGGCAGGAAGCTCTGCTGCTGGGGCAAGTGGATGGACTAGTGCAGGGAGCTTGAATTCTGTTCCAACTAATTCAGCCCAACAGGGCCATAACAGTCCAGACAGCCCCATTGCCAGCGCCGCCAAGGGCATCCCAGGCTTTGGCAACACCGGGAACCTCAGCAGTGCTCCAGTGACCTACCCTTCCGCTGGAGCCCAGGGAGTCAACAACACAGCTTCAGGGAATAACAGCCGAGAAGGGCCTGGGGGAGGCAACGGGAAGAGAGAGCGATATACTGAAAATCGGGGTGGCAGCCGCCACAGTCACGGAGAGAGTGGCAATCGGCATGGCGACAGCCCACGTCACGGAGATGGTGGTCGCCATGGAGATGGATACCGCTACCCAGAAAGCGGCAGCCGTCATGCTGATGGTCACCGTCACGGGGAGAACAGACATGGAGGAGGTGGAGGCCGACATGGAGAGAGCCGAGGCGCAAACGATGGTCGGAATGgtgaaagcaggaaagaaggtTGCAATCGTGAGAGCAAGGTGGACCCCAAGGTGGACAGCAAGATGGACAAGATGGACAGCAAGACAGATAAGACAGCTGACGGTTTTGCTGTccccgagccacccaagcgcaaGAAAAGTCGATGGGACAGTTAG